A single genomic interval of Bacteroidales bacterium harbors:
- a CDS encoding aminotransferase class V-fold PLP-dependent enzyme: MNLEQYFTQFRKNIIGIDAEFKTPYGTKKMIYADWIASGRLYEPIEEIMQKRIAPMVGNTHSEASETGVIMTMLYKQAKNIIKNHVNASEDDCLITEGSGMTGAANKLMRILGLSIPDQAEKYIIKDIPEEEIPVVFVTYMEHHSNHTAWLETIADVVVLLPEDEVDLPGELEKEIVKYKNRKVKIGSFSAGSNVTGIIPDYHKLAEIMHKYDGIAFADFAASAPYINVNMHPENKLQSLDAIFFSPHKALGGPGSAGVLIFNKKLYKNKRPDNPGGGTVLWTNRWNEYAYLENIEEREDGGTPAFLQTMRVALTLRLKEKMGVENILEREHELLQKAYKEFDKIPEINILADNQRERLGVISFYTEKIHHNLIVKLLNDRFGVQVRGGCSCAGTYGHYLLHVSKQESHRITKMIDAGDLTEKPGWVRLSLHPVMTDAELDFILDAIKQIVTNIKKWEKDYKFDKSVGEFFHKDVKRKVPEAFDSWFEV; this comes from the coding sequence ATGAATTTAGAGCAATATTTTACACAATTCAGAAAAAATATAATCGGTATTGATGCTGAATTTAAAACACCTTACGGTACAAAAAAAATGATTTATGCCGATTGGATTGCCAGCGGAAGATTATATGAGCCGATTGAAGAAATTATGCAAAAAAGAATTGCTCCGATGGTCGGCAATACTCATTCAGAAGCATCTGAAACAGGTGTTATAATGACAATGCTCTACAAACAAGCAAAAAATATTATAAAAAATCACGTTAATGCAAGTGAAGATGATTGTTTAATTACGGAAGGCTCGGGTATGACAGGTGCAGCAAATAAATTAATGAGAATACTCGGTTTAAGTATTCCCGACCAAGCTGAAAAGTATATAATTAAAGACATCCCCGAAGAAGAAATTCCTGTTGTATTTGTAACTTATATGGAACATCACTCTAATCATACGGCATGGCTCGAAACTATTGCAGATGTTGTTGTTTTGCTCCCCGAAGATGAAGTTGATTTGCCCGGAGAACTCGAAAAAGAAATTGTAAAATATAAAAATCGAAAAGTTAAAATAGGTTCGTTCAGTGCCGGCTCAAATGTAACGGGTATTATTCCCGATTATCATAAATTAGCCGAAATAATGCATAAATACGACGGAATTGCATTTGCCGATTTTGCAGCTTCCGCACCTTATATAAATGTGAATATGCATCCCGAAAATAAACTGCAAAGTTTAGATGCAATTTTCTTTTCGCCTCATAAAGCTCTCGGCGGTCCCGGAAGTGCAGGCGTATTAATTTTTAATAAGAAGCTTTATAAAAATAAAAGACCCGATAATCCCGGAGGAGGTACTGTTCTGTGGACAAACCGTTGGAATGAATATGCATATCTTGAAAATATCGAAGAAAGAGAAGACGGCGGAACTCCTGCATTTCTGCAAACAATGAGAGTTGCTTTAACTTTAAGATTAAAAGAAAAAATGGGAGTTGAAAATATTCTTGAAAGAGAGCATGAACTTTTACAAAAAGCATATAAAGAATTTGATAAAATCCCTGAAATTAATATTTTGGCTGATAATCAGAGAGAAAGGCTTGGTGTTATTTCTTTTTATACAGAAAAAATTCATCATAATTTAATAGTAAAATTGTTGAACGACAGATTCGGAGTTCAAGTAAGAGGCGGCTGTTCATGTGCAGGAACATACGGGCATTATTTATTGCATGTTTCAAAACAAGAATCTCACAGAATTACAAAAATGATTGATGCCGGTGATTTAACCGAAAAACCGGGCTGGGTAAGACTCTCATTACATCCGGTAATGACTGATGCCGAATTAGACTTTATTTTAGATGCAATAAAACAAATTGTAACAAATATTAAAAAATGGGAAAAAGATTATAAGTTTGACAAAAGTGTCGGCGAATTTTTCCATAAAGATGTTAAGCGAAAAGTTCCTGAGGCTTTTGACAGTTGGTTTGAGGTTTAA
- a CDS encoding MFS transporter has translation MNLAEKKGLKGFSRAFWTANTVELLERAAYYGVFIVITLYLSRIIGFSDIEAGIIAGVFSAGLYFLPPFTGAYADKIGFKKSLLLAFTLLTIGYAGLGIFPTLLESHGLAEYGREVKFTGLRESNSRFYIIPIMLFIMIGGSFIKSVITGTIAKETSKKNRARGFSVFYMMVNIGSFSGKTIVKPLRESMGNLGLINLNYFSAGMTLLALIIIFLIFKTQKQEGEGKSFKEIWHALVKVFTNFRLMALIMIITGFWIVQHQLYATMPKYVLRMAGEGASPSWYANVNPLVVVLTVAWITQLMRKKTSLFSMSVGMFIMPVSALAMASGNLLSEPIDLGFMTMHPIAFMMIIGIMFQALAESFISPRFLEYFSLQAPKGEEGLYLGFSHLHSFFSSLLGFGVSGFLLDRYCPDPTLFDTHEEWVAASANAHYIWYFFAIIAFVAAVMLIIYGKVLKARDAKRAQIHI, from the coding sequence ATGAATCTGGCAGAGAAAAAAGGATTAAAAGGTTTTTCACGTGCATTTTGGACGGCAAATACAGTTGAACTTTTAGAAAGAGCAGCTTACTACGGTGTTTTTATCGTTATTACATTATATTTATCTCGCATTATCGGTTTTTCAGATATTGAAGCCGGAATAATTGCCGGAGTATTCTCTGCAGGTTTATATTTTCTTCCGCCTTTTACCGGAGCTTATGCAGATAAGATAGGATTTAAAAAATCATTACTTCTTGCCTTTACATTATTGACAATCGGTTATGCCGGTTTAGGGATTTTTCCTACATTATTAGAATCTCACGGTCTTGCAGAATACGGAAGAGAAGTCAAGTTTACAGGTTTAAGAGAATCGAATTCAAGATTTTATATAATACCGATTATGCTTTTTATAATGATCGGAGGTTCATTTATAAAGTCGGTTATTACGGGAACAATTGCTAAAGAAACCTCAAAGAAAAATCGAGCAAGAGGTTTTTCTGTATTTTATATGATGGTAAATATAGGTTCCTTCTCCGGTAAAACAATTGTTAAACCTTTAAGAGAAAGTATGGGAAATTTAGGTTTAATAAACTTAAATTATTTTTCTGCCGGTATGACTTTACTGGCTTTAATTATCATTTTCCTTATATTTAAAACTCAAAAGCAAGAAGGCGAAGGAAAATCATTTAAAGAAATTTGGCATGCATTAGTAAAAGTATTTACAAACTTTCGATTAATGGCTCTGATAATGATTATTACCGGCTTTTGGATTGTGCAACATCAATTATATGCAACTATGCCAAAGTATGTTTTAAGAATGGCGGGAGAAGGAGCCTCACCTTCTTGGTATGCAAATGTTAATCCGTTGGTTGTTGTGCTTACAGTTGCTTGGATTACACAATTAATGCGAAAAAAAACATCATTATTTTCTATGTCTGTAGGAATGTTTATTATGCCTGTTTCCGCATTAGCGATGGCATCCGGTAATTTATTAAGCGAACCTATTGATTTAGGTTTTATGACAATGCACCCGATTGCATTTATGATGATTATCGGAATTATGTTTCAAGCATTGGCAGAATCATTTATTTCTCCGAGATTTCTTGAATATTTTTCATTGCAAGCTCCAAAAGGCGAAGAAGGTTTATATTTAGGATTCAGTCACTTACATTCATTTTTTTCATCACTTTTAGGTTTCGGAGTTTCAGGTTTCTTGCTCGACAGGTATTGCCCCGATCCGACATTATTTGACACACATGAAGAATGGGTTGCCGCATCGGCAAATGCACATTATATATGGTATTTTTTCGCAATAATAGCCTTTGTTGCTGCAGTTATGTTAATTATTTACGGTAAAGTATTAAAAGCCCGTGATGCAAAAAGAGCTCAAATTCACATTTAA
- the rlmN gene encoding 23S rRNA (adenine(2503)-C(2))-methyltransferase RlmN — MKQHLFGKTLTELKEIVSSHKLPAFTAKQIADWLYKKQISEVDEMSNLSKKARGLLNQDYDIGLKKYVSVQSSKDGTKKYLFKTGENFIEAAYIPSSDRATLCVSSQVGCKYACEFCMTGRQGFQAHLSANEMLNQIKSLPEFNTLTNIVFMGMGEPFDNLDEVLKTLEIMTSDYGFAWSPKRITVSTNGIIKGLIRYLDESKCNLAISIHTPFDDERLKIMPVQKNNPIKEILNVVKNHHFGRQRRISFEYIMFKDFNDSMKHADELARLVSGFWARVNLIRFHEIPGTDLRGTDEKSMEQFRDRLNDKGITATIRASRGQDIDAACGMLSTKELIKK, encoded by the coding sequence ATGAAACAACACTTATTCGGTAAAACTTTAACGGAACTTAAGGAAATTGTATCCTCACATAAACTTCCGGCATTTACTGCAAAACAGATAGCTGACTGGTTATATAAAAAACAAATTTCAGAAGTTGATGAAATGAGTAATCTGTCAAAAAAAGCAAGAGGATTACTGAATCAAGATTACGACATAGGATTAAAAAAATATGTTTCTGTTCAAAGTTCAAAAGACGGAACAAAAAAATATCTTTTTAAAACAGGAGAAAATTTTATTGAGGCAGCATATATCCCTTCAAGCGACAGAGCAACGCTTTGTGTCTCATCACAAGTAGGTTGCAAGTATGCCTGTGAATTTTGTATGACCGGCAGACAAGGATTTCAAGCACATTTAAGTGCAAATGAGATGCTGAATCAAATTAAAAGTTTACCGGAATTTAATACATTAACAAACATTGTATTCATGGGAATGGGTGAACCTTTTGATAATTTAGATGAAGTATTGAAAACTCTTGAAATTATGACTTCTGACTACGGTTTTGCATGGAGCCCGAAACGAATAACAGTTTCAACAAACGGAATTATTAAAGGTTTAATACGTTATTTGGATGAAAGCAAGTGCAACTTGGCTATAAGTATTCATACACCTTTTGATGACGAACGGTTAAAAATAATGCCCGTCCAAAAAAATAATCCTATTAAAGAAATTTTAAATGTTGTTAAAAATCATCATTTCGGCAGACAAAGACGAATTTCTTTTGAATACATTATGTTTAAAGATTTTAATGACAGTATGAAACATGCTGATGAATTAGCAAGATTAGTCAGCGGTTTTTGGGCGAGAGTAAATTTAATTCGTTTTCATGAAATACCCGGTACTGATTTAAGAGGAACCGATGAAAAAAGCATGGAACAATTCAGAGACCGACTGAACGACAAAGGAATAACAGCAACCATAAGAGCATCCAGAGGACAAGACATTGATGCTGCTTGCGGAATGTTATCAACAAAAGAGTTAATAAAAAAGTAA
- a CDS encoding thioredoxin domain-containing protein, producing MKQLLVTIMIMTLLSCQNTVKTQTHKMEQTYKYTNKLINENSPYLIQHAHNPVNWYPWGDEALQKAKDEDKLILVSIGYSACHWCHVMEYESFENEDIAKVMNDNFICIKVDREERPDVDNIYMTAVQLITGRGGWPLNCIALPDGRPVYGGTYFKPGDWKKMLLSLSESYKVDKKRFLQSAENIQTGIEKSEFNFNSESEQIFSFEKIKKATEKLKNNFDYKEGGFNRVPKFPMPAVWKYLTEYAHYSKDEEIKKHVLLTLEKIANGGIYDHLAGGFARYSVDAQWKVPHFEKMLYDNAQLLSLYSIAYKLSENFLFEKVVKETSEYIINEMTSSENAFYSSYDADSEREEGKFYVWSKKEIDSLLKDDSGLFCDYYDVSQTGNWEHGNNILLVKDNLEKILQKYKLSEEQLTVKIEHSKQILSEQRNKRIKPGLDDKILTSWNALMIIGFLDAYEVFGDELYLNSATKAAEFIKNKMLSKDFALKRSYKDGNSKINAFSDDYSFTVEAFIKLYQATGKEDYLMISKQLTDYMLKHFYDKKSNMFFYTSDINSELSVRQKEVSDNVIPASNSSMAKNLYILGLFFTDEVYMNISEKMTANIQENTLANLNYFANWASLSLHFSKPSFELIIIGKKYKEIEKELRKEFRPDIIFAGSENESKIPIFQNRFKKGKTLIYVCENNVCNQPVKTVKEAKDLLRLR from the coding sequence ATGAAACAGTTATTAGTTACAATAATGATTATGACATTATTATCTTGTCAAAATACAGTTAAAACACAAACTCATAAAATGGAACAAACATATAAATATACAAATAAACTCATAAATGAAAACAGTCCCTATCTCATTCAGCATGCCCATAACCCTGTTAATTGGTATCCTTGGGGAGATGAAGCTCTTCAAAAAGCAAAAGATGAAGATAAATTAATTCTTGTAAGTATCGGATATTCAGCTTGTCATTGGTGTCATGTTATGGAGTATGAATCATTTGAAAATGAGGATATTGCAAAAGTTATGAACGATAATTTTATTTGTATAAAAGTTGACAGAGAAGAAAGACCTGATGTAGATAATATATATATGACAGCTGTTCAATTAATAACGGGCAGAGGAGGGTGGCCTTTAAATTGTATTGCATTGCCTGATGGTCGTCCGGTGTACGGAGGAACTTATTTCAAACCCGGCGATTGGAAGAAGATGCTGCTTTCTTTGTCTGAATCATATAAAGTTGATAAAAAAAGGTTTTTGCAATCAGCAGAAAATATTCAAACTGGTATTGAAAAGTCAGAATTTAACTTCAATTCTGAAAGTGAACAGATTTTTTCTTTTGAAAAAATAAAAAAAGCAACTGAAAAATTAAAAAATAATTTTGATTATAAAGAAGGAGGTTTTAACCGCGTACCAAAGTTTCCTATGCCTGCTGTGTGGAAATATTTAACTGAATATGCCCATTATTCAAAAGATGAAGAAATAAAAAAGCATGTATTATTAACGCTTGAAAAGATTGCAAACGGCGGAATCTATGATCATTTAGCAGGCGGTTTTGCTCGTTATTCGGTTGATGCACAATGGAAAGTTCCTCATTTTGAAAAGATGTTATATGATAATGCTCAACTGTTAAGTTTATACAGCATCGCTTATAAATTAAGTGAAAATTTCTTGTTTGAAAAAGTTGTAAAAGAAACATCGGAATATATTATTAATGAAATGACATCTTCCGAAAATGCTTTTTATTCCTCTTATGATGCCGATAGTGAAAGGGAGGAGGGTAAATTTTACGTTTGGTCTAAAAAAGAAATTGACAGTTTATTAAAAGATGACTCCGGTTTATTTTGCGATTATTATGATGTTTCGCAAACCGGAAATTGGGAACACGGAAATAATATACTGTTAGTAAAAGATAATCTTGAAAAGATTTTACAGAAATATAAACTTTCGGAAGAACAATTAACCGTGAAAATTGAGCATTCAAAACAAATCCTTTCAGAACAAAGAAATAAAAGAATAAAACCCGGACTGGATGATAAAATTTTAACATCTTGGAATGCGCTGATGATTATCGGTTTTTTGGATGCTTATGAGGTTTTTGGAGACGAACTGTATTTAAATTCTGCAACAAAAGCAGCAGAATTTATTAAAAACAAAATGTTAAGTAAAGATTTCGCTTTAAAAAGAAGTTATAAAGACGGTAACTCAAAGATTAATGCGTTTTCTGATGATTACAGTTTTACTGTTGAAGCTTTTATAAAGTTGTATCAAGCAACCGGAAAAGAAGATTATTTGATGATTTCAAAACAATTAACGGATTATATGTTGAAACATTTTTACGATAAAAAATCAAATATGTTTTTTTATACTTCTGATATAAATTCTGAATTAAGCGTTCGACAAAAAGAAGTATCGGATAATGTAATTCCGGCATCAAATTCTTCAATGGCAAAAAACCTTTACATTCTCGGATTATTTTTTACAGATGAAGTTTATATGAATATTTCTGAGAAGATGACGGCAAATATTCAAGAAAATACATTAGCAAATTTGAATTATTTTGCAAATTGGGCTTCATTAAGTCTGCATTTTTCAAAACCTTCTTTTGAATTAATAATTATCGGAAAAAAATATAAAGAAATTGAAAAAGAGCTGAGAAAAGAATTCAGACCGGATATTATTTTTGCCGGAAGCGAAAATGAGAGTAAAATTCCAATTTTTCAAAACAGATTTAAAAAAGGTAAAACACTAATATATGTGTGTGAAAATAATGTTTGTAATCAGCCGGTTAAAACTGTTAAAGAAGCAAAAGACTTATTACGGTTAAGATAA
- a CDS encoding polysaccharide deacetylase family protein gives MKRILFNIVSAFTFIIPIKFLIKLTGIKIIYPFYHIVNNNPPAHIKHLYSVRTEKQFRKDLDFLTRYFQNTKEVLSESKDKQNYFHLSFDDGLSECYTVIAPILKEYNIKATFFINSGFVDNKDLFFKYKASIIADEMYKQSFPKSEIKKVLKVKYENRNELNEIAQKIKINFNNYLLENKPYLTSKQIKKLSEGGHQIGAHSIDHPLYSDLNETEQIKQTSESIQYTENKLGTKTKLFAFPFTDDQVETTFFDTIFQNKIIDFSFGTAGIKKDSVSKNIQRIPIEKKSMSAKRYIKTEYLLYFLKKLAGKHIIKRK, from the coding sequence TTGAAAAGAATTTTATTCAACATAGTATCTGCCTTTACATTTATTATTCCGATTAAATTTTTAATCAAATTAACCGGAATAAAAATCATTTACCCTTTTTACCATATTGTAAATAATAATCCTCCGGCTCATATAAAACATTTATATTCTGTAAGAACAGAAAAACAATTTAGGAAAGATCTTGACTTTTTAACACGTTATTTTCAAAATACAAAAGAAGTATTAAGCGAATCAAAAGATAAACAAAACTATTTTCATCTATCTTTTGATGATGGTTTAAGTGAATGTTATACTGTTATTGCTCCTATTCTTAAAGAATACAATATCAAAGCTACTTTTTTTATTAATTCCGGTTTTGTTGACAATAAAGATTTATTCTTTAAATATAAAGCAAGTATTATTGCTGATGAAATGTATAAACAATCTTTTCCGAAAAGTGAAATAAAAAAAGTTCTGAAAGTTAAATATGAAAACAGGAATGAATTAAACGAGATTGCACAAAAAATTAAAATTAATTTCAATAATTATCTTCTTGAAAACAAACCGTATCTTACAAGTAAGCAAATAAAAAAATTGTCAGAAGGCGGGCATCAAATCGGTGCACACAGTATTGACCATCCTTTGTATTCAGATTTGAATGAAACAGAGCAAATCAAGCAAACTTCCGAAAGTATACAATATACTGAAAATAAGCTTGGTACAAAAACAAAATTGTTTGCTTTTCCGTTTACGGATGACCAAGTTGAAACTACATTTTTTGATACTATTTTTCAAAATAAGATTATAGATTTTTCCTTCGGAACAGCAGGAATTAAAAAAGATTCGGTATCAAAAAACATTCAAAGAATTCCGATTGAAAAGAAATCAATGAGTGCAAAACGATATATTAAAACAGAATATTTACTTTATTTTCTTAAAAAGCTTGCAGGAAAACATATCATCAAGCGTAAGTAA
- a CDS encoding methyltransferase — MSNTWFQFKKFRINQDKTAMKVGVDSVLLGATVNFNNPENVLDIGAGTGILSFMAEQKTDAQIVAVEINEGAFKQSVENVALNNKIKNIKVFHISAQNFARQTTQKFDFIITNPPFFENSFKSENKSRNTARHTEELSYSELISIVSILLSDKGIFALILPFEKHKKFMQLSFEKQLFCKRKIIIFPNEKKKPNRIIFELSRIKNKMITEEIIIRNSITNNYSEQYKELTKDFYLNC; from the coding sequence ATGTCCAACACTTGGTTTCAATTTAAAAAATTCCGAATTAATCAGGACAAAACAGCAATGAAAGTCGGGGTTGACAGTGTTTTGTTAGGAGCAACCGTTAATTTTAATAATCCCGAAAATGTTTTAGATATAGGTGCCGGAACAGGCATCTTATCTTTTATGGCAGAACAAAAAACTGATGCTCAAATTGTTGCAGTTGAAATAAATGAAGGTGCTTTCAAACAAAGTGTTGAAAATGTTGCTTTAAACAATAAAATTAAAAACATAAAGGTTTTTCATATTTCAGCTCAAAATTTTGCACGACAAACAACTCAAAAGTTTGATTTTATAATAACAAATCCTCCTTTTTTTGAAAATTCATTTAAATCTGAAAACAAATCTCGAAATACGGCAAGGCACACAGAAGAATTATCTTATTCTGAACTTATTTCAATTGTTTCAATATTACTGTCTGATAAAGGAATTTTTGCATTAATATTACCGTTTGAGAAACATAAAAAATTTATGCAACTGTCTTTTGAAAAGCAACTCTTCTGCAAAAGAAAAATTATTATATTCCCCAATGAAAAAAAGAAACCGAACAGAATAATTTTTGAGCTTTCAAGAATTAAAAACAAGATGATTACGGAAGAGATAATAATAAGAAACAGCATAACAAATAATTATTCTGAACAATATAAAGAACTGACAAAAGATTTTTATTTAAACTGTTAG
- a CDS encoding universal stress protein, giving the protein MKKDTRNVILIPTDFSEVCENAIKHGLILAKAMKSNVWLLHVINKDTNKFLDEKNLEEGNIEEMLKESAEKYSKEYGIPVETFISSGNIFEKIKEVSDKLGAKLIILGTHGKIGFQKIAGSYVLKVITTTGTPTIVVQKESNTAGYKNIVFPITSSTQDRQKVAWAVSIAKVFGATVHLIPKFESEKFHRNRIMTVTKQIKDIMKDYGIKFVDKVSSPEAGNFAKQVIDYSVENKADLIMTLVDKDKTFFFSSWDEQIIYNSSQIPVICINPVATKKTAWDKGW; this is encoded by the coding sequence ATGAAGAAAGATACCCGAAATGTTATTTTAATACCTACGGATTTTTCCGAAGTATGTGAAAATGCAATTAAACATGGTTTGATTTTAGCAAAAGCAATGAAAAGTAATGTTTGGTTATTGCATGTTATTAATAAAGATACGAATAAATTTCTTGACGAAAAGAATTTAGAAGAAGGCAATATTGAAGAAATGCTGAAAGAATCAGCAGAGAAATACAGTAAAGAATATGGTATTCCCGTAGAGACTTTTATCAGTTCGGGAAATATATTTGAAAAAATAAAGGAAGTAAGTGACAAATTAGGAGCTAAGTTAATTATTCTCGGAACTCACGGTAAAATAGGCTTTCAAAAAATTGCAGGAAGTTATGTATTGAAAGTTATAACAACAACGGGAACGCCGACTATTGTTGTTCAGAAAGAATCAAATACGGCAGGATATAAAAATATTGTTTTCCCTATAACTTCTTCAACACAAGACAGACAAAAAGTAGCATGGGCAGTGAGCATAGCGAAAGTATTCGGAGCCACAGTTCATTTAATTCCTAAGTTTGAATCTGAGAAGTTTCACAGAAACCGAATTATGACCGTAACAAAACAAATCAAAGATATAATGAAAGATTACGGTATTAAATTCGTTGATAAAGTATCTTCTCCCGAGGCAGGTAACTTTGCAAAGCAAGTTATTGATTACAGTGTTGAAAACAAAGCAGATTTAATAATGACTTTAGTCGATAAAGATAAAACATTCTTTTTCTCATCTTGGGATGAACAAATTATTTATAATTCTTCACAAATTCCGGTTATATGTATTAATCCGGTTGCAACAAAAAAAACAGCTTGGGATAAAGGCTGGTAA
- a CDS encoding radical SAM protein, producing the protein MKKYNNIPIFIPELACPHQCVFCDQTKISGIQNIPQAKDVPDIVNQYLQTIPKKNHINIAFFGGSFTGIPFELQESYLKEAYKFVETKQVAGIRLSTRPDYINTEILDLLKKYGVETIELGAQSTDNYVLQKSGRGHTYNDIENASELINSYGFKLGLQMMIGLPGDTIEKSLQTTKDIINLGAENTRIYPTLVVKGTALEKMYHSGKYKVLQLGEAVEITKVVYKLFDENNVKIIRTGLHPSEELTYEKSLIAGPYHVSFKELVLTEIWADILDKRLKDINSESIVIQVNSTQLNYAVGFKSKNKNKLLKEYKVVKFEVNDSLQKFEINVSCY; encoded by the coding sequence ATGAAAAAATACAACAACATTCCCATCTTCATACCCGAATTAGCTTGCCCGCATCAATGTGTTTTTTGTGACCAAACGAAAATCAGCGGTATTCAAAATATTCCGCAAGCTAAAGATGTTCCGGATATTGTAAATCAATATCTGCAAACCATTCCGAAAAAAAATCATATTAATATTGCCTTTTTCGGCGGGAGTTTTACAGGAATTCCTTTTGAATTGCAAGAAAGTTATTTAAAAGAAGCCTATAAATTTGTTGAAACAAAACAAGTTGCAGGAATAAGATTATCAACCCGCCCCGATTATATAAATACAGAAATTTTAGATTTACTCAAAAAATACGGGGTTGAAACCATTGAACTTGGTGCACAATCAACCGACAATTATGTTTTGCAAAAATCGGGTAGGGGACATACATACAATGATATTGAAAACGCATCTGAATTAATAAACAGTTACGGATTTAAACTCGGTTTGCAAATGATGATAGGTTTACCGGGCGATACAATTGAAAAGTCATTACAAACTACAAAAGATATTATTAACTTGGGAGCAGAGAATACACGCATTTATCCAACATTGGTCGTAAAAGGAACAGCTCTTGAAAAAATGTATCATTCAGGTAAATACAAGGTTTTACAACTTGGCGAAGCCGTTGAAATAACGAAAGTTGTGTATAAATTATTTGATGAAAATAATGTGAAAATCATTAGAACCGGTTTGCATCCTTCGGAGGAATTAACTTATGAAAAATCATTAATTGCAGGACCGTATCATGTGTCTTTTAAAGAGCTGGTTTTAACCGAAATTTGGGCTGATATTTTAGACAAAAGACTAAAAGATATAAATTCAGAAAGCATTGTAATTCAGGTAAATAGTACACAGTTGAATTATGCCGTAGGTTTTAAATCTAAGAATAAAAATAAGTTGTTGAAAGAATATAAAGTTGTAAAATTTGAAGTAAATGATTCTTTACAAAAATTTGAAATAAATGTTAGCTGTTATTGA